A genomic window from Micromonospora sp. WMMA1947 includes:
- a CDS encoding Lrp/AsnC family transcriptional regulator — translation MQIDAVDQRIIALLVADARASYADIGSRVSLSAPAVKRRVDRLRSAGVIRGFTAVVDPAAVGWTTEAFVELFCAGRTTPAQIGAAARRHPEVVGAYTVSGEADALVHLRAADISHLEEALERLRAESFVTSSRSTIVLSRLVESPGVGPSTV, via the coding sequence TTGCAGATAGACGCGGTCGACCAACGAATCATTGCGTTACTCGTGGCAGATGCCCGCGCCTCGTACGCGGACATCGGCAGCCGGGTGTCACTCTCCGCCCCCGCCGTCAAGCGACGGGTCGACCGACTCCGATCCGCCGGGGTGATCCGCGGGTTCACCGCCGTCGTCGACCCGGCCGCCGTCGGCTGGACCACCGAGGCGTTCGTCGAGCTGTTCTGCGCCGGCCGGACCACCCCGGCGCAGATCGGCGCCGCCGCCCGCCGGCACCCCGAGGTGGTGGGCGCGTACACCGTCTCCGGCGAGGCCGACGCGCTCGTGCACCTGCGCGCCGCGGACATCTCCCACCTGGAGGAGGCGCTGGAACGGCTGCGCGCCGAATCGTTCGTCACCTCGTCCCGCAGCACCATCGTGCTCTCCCGGCTGGTCGAGTCCCCCGGCGTCGGACCGTCAACGGTTTGA
- the ddaH gene encoding dimethylargininase: protein MVTVNQQRVSRKRTYLMCSPEHFTVEYAINPWMDVTTPVDADLAVKQWDRLRETLVGLGHEVHLLTPEAGLPDMVYAANGAFVVDGTAYGARFKHEQRSAEAAAHRAFYEQQGWRFIAPSETNEGEGDFAYLPEAHGGLVLAGYGFRTEPAAHAEAQEALGRPVVSLHLVDPRFYHLDVALASIDDENVVYYPGAFSAASQKVLAQLFPDAIVADDEDALAFGLNLVSDGLNVVLNNEATRLAGRLKAAGYHPVPVELAELKKGGGSVKCCIAELRH from the coding sequence TTGGTGACCGTGAACCAGCAGCGAGTCTCGCGAAAGCGGACATATCTCATGTGCTCGCCCGAGCACTTCACGGTCGAGTACGCGATCAACCCGTGGATGGACGTGACCACGCCGGTCGACGCCGACCTGGCGGTCAAGCAGTGGGACCGGCTGCGGGAGACGCTCGTCGGGCTGGGGCACGAGGTGCACCTGCTGACTCCCGAGGCGGGCCTGCCGGACATGGTGTACGCCGCAAACGGCGCGTTCGTGGTCGACGGCACCGCCTACGGCGCCCGGTTCAAGCACGAGCAGCGGTCCGCCGAGGCCGCCGCGCACCGGGCGTTCTACGAACAGCAGGGCTGGCGGTTCATCGCGCCGAGCGAGACCAACGAGGGTGAGGGCGACTTCGCGTACCTGCCGGAGGCGCACGGCGGGCTGGTCCTCGCCGGGTACGGCTTCCGGACCGAGCCGGCCGCGCACGCCGAGGCGCAGGAGGCGCTCGGGCGGCCGGTGGTCTCGCTGCACCTGGTCGACCCGCGCTTCTACCACCTCGACGTCGCGCTGGCCTCGATCGATGACGAGAACGTCGTCTACTACCCGGGAGCCTTCTCCGCCGCCAGCCAGAAGGTGCTGGCCCAGCTCTTCCCGGACGCGATCGTCGCGGACGACGAGGACGCGCTGGCGTTCGGCCTGAACCTGGTCAGCGACGGGCTCAACGTGGTGCTGAACAACGAGGCGACACGGCTCGCCGGCAGGCTCAAGGCGGCCGGCTACCACCCGGTCCCGGTGGAGCTGGCCGAGCTGAAGAAGGGCGGTGGCAGCGTGAAGTGCTGCATCGCCGAACTGCGGCACTGA
- a CDS encoding ABC transporter substrate-binding protein, which produces MAQMNRRRALQLLAALGTTGLAAGCGSGDDSGEQTGSGSPIKVGLIVPGSGANKAIGDEITNGFQLFLSMRGQQIAGHPVTLVTAEEGDTAATGKAAVDRLLKEGVLALTGVVSPTVMTGIKDAVEEARVPLLGSNASPATLQGVVYIWRTSYVLTEPGEALGEYLRQKLDASSRIAIFGTRGTGSQDVIEGLRRAYERGRRLTEDPIFTEDDPNPSRSLYSGPIRKALGRKPDAVFCHYSGAQAVQFVKQLYAQGYRGPIYAPGFLTEGTALDQLDDGEKGRERKLIESYGIETALNYSADLNNTANRIFASAYRKTFNSAPTTYAMASYDAALVLDKAIRLAGGNPSPQQVNLALGKVGQVDSPRGTWQFNQTRTPQQKWYLRRVQTDGRLLSNVVINELATLG; this is translated from the coding sequence GTGGCACAGATGAACCGCAGGCGGGCCCTGCAACTGCTGGCCGCGCTGGGCACCACCGGACTGGCGGCGGGGTGCGGCTCGGGGGACGACTCCGGGGAGCAGACCGGATCCGGCAGCCCGATCAAAGTCGGACTGATCGTGCCCGGCAGCGGGGCGAACAAGGCCATCGGCGACGAGATCACCAACGGCTTCCAGCTCTTCCTCAGCATGCGCGGTCAGCAGATCGCCGGCCACCCGGTCACGCTCGTGACCGCCGAGGAGGGCGACACCGCCGCCACCGGCAAGGCCGCCGTCGACCGGCTGCTCAAGGAGGGCGTGCTCGCGCTCACCGGCGTGGTCAGCCCGACCGTGATGACCGGCATCAAGGACGCGGTCGAGGAGGCCCGGGTGCCCCTGCTGGGCTCCAACGCCTCCCCGGCGACGCTCCAGGGCGTCGTCTACATCTGGCGCACGTCGTACGTGCTGACCGAGCCCGGCGAGGCGCTCGGCGAGTACCTGCGCCAGAAGCTGGACGCCTCCAGCCGGATCGCCATCTTCGGCACCCGCGGCACGGGCAGCCAGGACGTCATCGAAGGGCTGCGGCGCGCGTACGAGCGGGGCCGCCGGCTCACCGAGGACCCGATCTTCACCGAGGACGACCCCAACCCGTCCCGGTCGCTCTACTCCGGGCCCATCCGCAAGGCGCTCGGGCGCAAGCCGGACGCGGTGTTCTGCCACTACTCCGGCGCGCAGGCCGTGCAGTTCGTCAAGCAGCTCTACGCCCAGGGCTACCGGGGGCCGATCTACGCCCCCGGCTTCCTCACCGAGGGCACCGCGCTCGACCAGCTCGACGACGGGGAGAAGGGCCGCGAGCGCAAGCTCATCGAGTCGTACGGCATCGAGACCGCGCTGAACTACTCGGCCGACCTCAACAACACCGCGAACCGGATCTTCGCATCGGCGTACCGGAAGACGTTCAACTCGGCGCCCACCACGTACGCGATGGCCTCCTACGACGCCGCGCTGGTGCTGGACAAGGCGATCCGGCTGGCCGGGGGGAACCCCTCGCCGCAGCAGGTCAACCTGGCACTCGGCAAGGTCGGCCAGGTGGACAGCCCGCGCGGCACCTGGCAGTTCAACCAGACCCGTACCCCGCAGCAGAAGTGGTACCTGCGCCGGGTGCAGACCGACGGCCGGCTGCTCTCCAACGTCGTGATCAACGAGCTGGCGACGCTGGGCTGA
- a CDS encoding alpha/beta hydrolase: MLSDPREVLTRPSPPPDATVPYGDHPDQLADLRLPAGDGPPRPLVVVVHGGFWRAEYDRRHTGPMAAAFAALGHPVAQIEYRRTGRPGGGWPHTLTDVRAGIAALPELAAAALPGRVAPVPPILVGHSAGGHLALYVAAHAPETVGGVLALAPVADLAQAYRLDLDEGAVAALLGGGPDDVPDRYAAADPSVLVPIQTRTVVIHGDQDIQVPVTISRSWVAADRAAGGSATLVELPECEHFGLIAPGSTAWPQVVEALRSLHDDLPGIDAASSTR, from the coding sequence ATGCTCTCCGACCCGCGCGAGGTGCTGACCCGCCCGTCCCCGCCCCCGGATGCCACGGTCCCCTACGGCGACCACCCGGACCAGCTCGCCGACCTGCGCCTGCCGGCCGGCGACGGACCGCCCCGGCCGCTCGTGGTGGTGGTGCACGGCGGTTTCTGGCGGGCGGAGTACGACCGGAGGCACACCGGCCCGATGGCGGCGGCGTTCGCCGCGCTCGGCCACCCGGTCGCGCAGATCGAGTACCGCCGGACCGGCCGGCCGGGCGGAGGATGGCCGCACACGCTCACCGACGTCCGCGCCGGGATCGCCGCGCTGCCGGAACTCGCCGCCGCCGCGCTGCCCGGCCGGGTGGCGCCCGTGCCGCCGATCCTGGTCGGTCATTCGGCGGGCGGGCACCTGGCCCTGTACGTGGCGGCGCACGCCCCGGAAACGGTCGGCGGGGTGCTCGCGCTCGCGCCGGTGGCGGACCTCGCGCAGGCGTACCGGCTGGACCTGGACGAGGGGGCGGTGGCCGCGTTGCTCGGCGGCGGCCCGGACGACGTGCCGGACCGGTACGCGGCGGCCGATCCATCGGTATTGGTACCCATCCAAACACGTACAGTAGTCATTCACGGTGATCAAGATATACAGGTCCCGGTCACGATCAGCAGGTCCTGGGTAGCGGCCGATCGGGCCGCCGGCGGCTCCGCCACGCTTGTTGAGCTGCCCGAATGCGAGCATTTCGGGCTGATCGCACCCGGCTCCACCGCATGGCCGCAGGTCGTCGAGGCGTTGCGGTCGCTTCACGATGATCTTCCGGGCATTGACGCAGCGTCGTCGACCAGGTAG
- a CDS encoding bacterial proteasome activator family protein, giving the protein MGAMTEAHSAGHDDEQGNDGIPGTVVVVGPDGRPVGTVQTEEGKGEDPTRLVEQPAKVMRIGSMIKQLLEEVKAAPLDDASRNRMREIHERSIVELKEGLAPELREELERISLPFTEQQTPSEGELRIAHAQLVGWLEGLFHGIQAALVAQQMAARVQLEQMRSGRQALPSGPGGVIPGMPGMPGGGEGHAPGQYL; this is encoded by the coding sequence ATGGGTGCCATGACCGAAGCGCACTCCGCCGGACACGACGACGAACAGGGCAACGATGGCATCCCCGGCACCGTGGTGGTGGTCGGGCCGGACGGCCGCCCGGTCGGCACGGTGCAGACCGAGGAGGGCAAGGGCGAGGACCCGACCCGCCTGGTCGAGCAGCCGGCCAAGGTGATGCGGATCGGCAGCATGATCAAGCAGCTGCTGGAGGAGGTGAAGGCGGCGCCGCTGGACGACGCGAGCCGGAACCGGATGCGGGAGATCCACGAGCGCTCGATCGTCGAGCTGAAGGAGGGCCTCGCACCCGAGCTGCGCGAGGAGCTGGAGCGGATCTCGCTGCCGTTCACCGAGCAGCAGACGCCGAGCGAGGGCGAGCTGCGCATCGCGCATGCCCAGCTCGTGGGCTGGCTGGAGGGCCTGTTCCACGGCATCCAGGCCGCGCTGGTGGCCCAGCAGATGGCCGCCCGCGTCCAGCTGGAGCAGATGCGCTCGGGCCGTCAGGCGCTGCCCAGCGGCCCCGGCGGCGTGATTCCGGGCATGCCCGGGATGCCCGGCGGCGGCGAGGGCCACGCGCCCGGCCAGTACCTGTGA
- a CDS encoding HAD family hydrolase, which translates to MEDPPRLVASDIDGTLLRDDRTLSPRTAAVLARIAAAGTPVVLVTGRPIRWLQLVYEQLAAPLPAICANGAVVYDPVTDQVLRADPLAPELLAEVARRLRAEVPGVSLAVEIVDSRQMRHEAHYPLRWDADLDAIRAVESPEELLAAPAVKLLARAGEQDPDVFVRVVAGALEGLAEATHSSYSGLIEISAAGVTKAAGLAWYAERLGVDERDVVAFGDMPNDVPMLAWAGRAVAVANAHPAVREIAHEVTGPNTEDGVAAYLEKVFELD; encoded by the coding sequence ATGGAAGATCCACCTCGGCTCGTCGCCTCCGACATCGACGGCACGCTGCTGCGCGACGATCGGACGCTCAGCCCGCGTACCGCCGCGGTGCTGGCCCGCATCGCCGCCGCCGGCACTCCGGTGGTCCTGGTCACCGGCCGTCCGATCCGCTGGCTCCAACTCGTGTACGAGCAGCTCGCCGCGCCGCTGCCGGCGATCTGCGCCAACGGCGCGGTGGTGTACGACCCGGTCACCGACCAGGTGCTGCGGGCCGATCCGCTCGCCCCGGAACTGCTGGCGGAGGTGGCCCGGCGACTGCGCGCCGAGGTACCCGGCGTGAGTCTCGCCGTGGAGATCGTGGACAGCCGGCAGATGCGGCACGAGGCGCACTATCCGCTGCGCTGGGACGCCGACCTCGACGCGATCCGGGCCGTCGAGTCGCCCGAGGAGCTGCTGGCCGCGCCCGCGGTGAAGCTGCTGGCGCGGGCCGGTGAGCAGGATCCGGACGTGTTCGTGCGGGTGGTGGCGGGCGCGCTGGAAGGGCTGGCCGAGGCGACCCACTCGTCGTACAGCGGTTTGATCGAGATCTCGGCCGCCGGCGTGACGAAGGCGGCCGGCCTGGCCTGGTACGCGGAGCGGCTGGGCGTCGACGAGCGGGACGTGGTGGCCTTCGGCGACATGCCCAACGACGTGCCGATGCTGGCCTGGGCCGGGCGTGCGGTGGCCGTCGCCAACGCCCACCCGGCGGTACGGGAGATCGCCCACGAGGTCACCGGGCCGAACACCGAGGACGGCGTCGCGGCGTACCTGGAGAAGGTCTTCGAGCTGGACTGA
- a CDS encoding HAD family hydrolase: MTRPGLPKLIATDLDGTLVRSDETVSAYTHRVLDRVRSAGIPVVGATGRGPRLTELTRNDIRAADFLVMAGGGRVVDQSDPDGPLVLRDERLPGEVLARLLTDLEEAVGPLTVMVEASDEHDAPLWGDYHPSWPYPDRFEARSRTECLSCDVIKAFARTADHHVDELLAAARAIVPPEVATLTQAGLGFIEICPPRTDKASGLSVVAERLGVDPADVLVFGDQPNDLPMFDWAGWARVAVANAHPEVRAAADEVTLRNDDDGVAVYLDRLLSR; this comes from the coding sequence ATGACCCGCCCGGGACTGCCCAAGCTGATCGCCACCGACCTCGACGGGACGCTCGTCCGCAGCGACGAGACCGTCTCCGCGTACACCCATCGGGTGCTGGACCGGGTGCGGTCCGCCGGGATTCCGGTGGTCGGCGCGACCGGACGCGGACCGCGCCTGACCGAGCTCACCCGCAACGACATCCGGGCCGCCGACTTCCTGGTGATGGCCGGTGGCGGCCGGGTGGTGGACCAGAGCGACCCCGACGGGCCGCTGGTGCTGCGCGACGAGCGGCTGCCCGGCGAGGTGCTGGCCCGGCTCCTCACGGACCTGGAGGAGGCGGTCGGCCCGCTGACAGTGATGGTGGAGGCGTCGGACGAGCACGACGCGCCGCTGTGGGGCGACTACCACCCGAGCTGGCCCTACCCGGACCGGTTCGAGGCGCGCAGCCGGACGGAATGCCTGTCCTGCGACGTGATCAAGGCGTTCGCCCGGACCGCCGACCACCACGTGGACGAGCTGCTGGCGGCGGCACGGGCGATCGTGCCGCCGGAGGTGGCCACGCTCACCCAGGCCGGGCTGGGGTTCATCGAGATCTGCCCGCCCCGCACCGACAAGGCCAGCGGGCTGAGCGTCGTCGCCGAACGGCTCGGGGTGGACCCGGCCGACGTGCTGGTCTTCGGCGACCAGCCGAACGACCTGCCGATGTTCGACTGGGCCGGATGGGCCCGGGTGGCGGTGGCGAACGCCCACCCGGAGGTGCGCGCCGCGGCGGACGAGGTGACCTTGCGCAACGACGACGACGGCGTCGCGGTCTACCTGGACCGGCTACTCTCGCGGTGA